CTGGTGCTCGAACCGATGGCCTTTGCGCCGGCGCGCACCTATCAGCAGGCGCTATTTGCCGCCGGCATCCCGCTGGCGGCGTTCCAGGTAGAGAACCTGCAACAAGAATACGAACGGCTAGTGCAGGCGGGGGTACAATTCAGCATGCCTCCCACGCAGATGGGTGCCATCACATTGGCCGTATTGGACGACACCTGCGGGAACCATCTTCAACTCATGCAACTCTGAGTTTGGCATTAACCCAGAAAGCTTGACTGCGCCTACCGGTTCTCGGTTGCTGTAGGGACGCAAGGATAACTGTTTTGCGCGATCAGCCGCTACCAGGCAGATGAGTTGATCATCGGAGGTGCGGGAGCACTTCTGCGTAGTTTTAGTAGTAAATTGGATCACCGTATCCCCGTGTTAGCACGATGCCGCATAGACCCGTACTTCGGCCAACGAAAGCGTCTGACTTAGACGTTCTCTTTCATTTTCAACTCGACCCGGAAGCGACATACCTGGCTGCCTTTACCCCCAAAGACCGCACGGACCGAGACGCTTATGTGGCTAGGTTTACTGCCTATCTCCAGGACCCGACCATCCGGATGCAGACTATTTGGATAGAGGAGACGATCGTCGGCAGTATAGCGAAGTTTGAGGTAGAGGGCGAGGCGGAAATCACGTATTGGATTGATCGCCCCTTCTGGGGAAGGGGAATAGCGACCGCCGCCCTTGCCACCTTTCTCCCCCTAGAAAAGGCCCGACCGCTTTTGGGCCGAGTGGCCTTTGATAATATCGGCTCGCAAAAAGTCTTGGAAAGGGGTGGGTTTACCAGGATCGGCGTAGATAAAGGGTTTGCTCAGGCGCGCCAAACGGAGATCGAAGAGTTCATCTATCAGCTGCTCTAGAAATAGCTTGTGCAAGCGTTAGAGGAGTGAAACGAGTCGCAGAGAAGCTGCCTATACCAGAACGCCCTTTCCTGGTCGGAGGAGCGTTCTTTGGTAGTGCCGATTTAGGCAGCCCCGTTGATCCGCCGTCGCTACCGGAGGACCAAATTCCGGCCGTAGTGCATCGGTCGTTAGGACGCGATGGGCAACGGGAAGCGGGGTGCTGGCGCCGCCCGCACTTTGCGGGTCCAGTAGAGCAGAATCGGCACGCCCACGAGTGCCGGCAAAAACCACCCGACCAGACTCACGCGCGAGGAGCTGTTGACCACTAGAAAAGCGGTATAGGCCGCGATGCAGGTCCCCACCATGCGCGTGATGTGCAGCAGCAGCCACGTGGTAGGAAGGAGGTCCTGCTGGGTAAATAACTTCCAATCCTGCCACAGCATGCGCATCGAACTCTGCGCAAAGAAGAGAAAGACCAACCCAAACAAGTCCCGCTGCGCCAGCAGGTAGAGACCATAGCCGCAGAAGTACAGGCTGAAGCCGAACATCAACGCGGAGATGATTCGCTCCACGCGGCCGGTCTGGTTGGGGTGCCCCTGCTGTTTTCGGCGCAGCCCCTGGTAGCCGGTGATGTTCATGTAGCCGCTGAAGATGCCGACGGCAAACAGGAAGGGCAAGTTCCGCAAGACCCCCAAGCAGAGCGCGGAGGCGGCGACCACGAGCATGGCGTAGTAGAAGCAAAGGCCCCCGCGTCGATGCAGGCGCCCGCCTTTGCGGGTGATTAGCGCGAAAGGACCCATCAGCAGCCCCACGCTGCCAGCGAGGATGTGAACGCCTAAAATCGCGTGGTAGAGCATGGGGGTACGGGCAAGGGGAGGTGAAGGGCCAGGACTATTAATGATACAGCTATTTCGCTGGGCAACCAACTCCTGACCCGCAGGCGTTGCTGACCTGAATGGGAGCTTAGGCGACAAGTTAGGCCTAGTAGCCAAACGGCTAGGTACTGTGTCAAACAGAAGCTCTTCCTAAAGGAGCTTTCTGGTGCGTGTTTTTCTAAGAACTAGTAAGTTTAAGGACGCAGAGGGGCTCCCGATTCTGATAACAACGGAACGATAGCTGTTTTAGGCTATCAGCAGTGATAATACGGGTGGTTTGGTCCTCATAGTTGTTCTCCCACTTGCATCAGGGTTGTATTATTAGGCCACTGTTCACCTCCTCTCGCCCGTGAGCGACCCCATGGCCACACCCTACGCCCCCGAACCGCTCCACCCGCGCGGACAAACCGTCGCCCTGCCCCACCTGGAACTGTACTATGAGGAGTACGGCACCGGTAAGCCCCTGCTGCTCTTGCATGGCTTCGGCGGGTGTACCCAAAACTGGCTGCCCTTTACGGCTGCGCTCGCCGAGCATTACCGCCTGCTTCTGGTGGATCTGCCGGGCCATGGGTACTCCACCAACCCACAGAACCAGTTCAGCCACCGGGCAGCCGCTCGTGACGTGCTGCTGCTGCTGGACCAGCTCGGGGTGGAGCACTGCTCGGCGATGGGCATGAGTTCGGGCGCCATGACGCTGCTGCACTTGGCCACGAGCCACCCCGAGCGCCTCGACGCCCTGGTGTTAGTCAGCGCCACCACCCATTTTCCCGAGCAGGCGAGAGCGATCATGCGCGCCGCCTCGTTGCGCACCCTGCCCCCACCTGTGCTCGCCATGTACCGGGAATGTGCCAAACGCGGGGAGGCTCAGCTGCTGCAACTCTTAGGGCAGTTCAACGCGCTGGCCGATGACGACGACGACATGAACTTCACCCCGCCGCAGCTAGCGGTCATTACCGCACGCACGCTGGTGGTGCACGGCGAGCGCGACCGCTTCTTTCCCGTGGACATTGCCCGCACCCTCTCCCGTTCGATCCCGAATGCCCAGTTATGGTTGGTGCCCGGTGGCGAGCACGTGCCCATTTATGAGCGCACGGTTCCTTTTACCGCCACCGCCCTACGATTCCTTCAGGAGTCAGCTGGCCAGTAGCCAGACGGGCCCTTTGTCCACCCACCCGCGTTGGGAGCCCCCAAGACGCACGTGGTATAGAAGTAGACCGCTGCTTAGTAAGAATTAATCTTACAGCTAACTAGAAAGCCCTTCATAATAGAGGAGCTTTCTAGTTAGCTGAGCTATTTGATAGCCAAACCCGTTGTCGCAGTACCTAGGAAGAGAAGCAAGGCGGTTGTTGCGCTTACGTTGCGGTGGCGTTTGATTTCTCTCGTCACTGGCAGGAGGCGCATACACACTAACGGGGGTGATCATGGCGGAAGCGCGTTAAAGATGATGAATGAGAAGAAGACACAACGTAGCAATAAATCTCATAGAGTACGCAACAGAGCCCTAAGCTAGGCAAGTAGCTAGACAACATGGTACTCGCTTGGCATCCTCAAGCAAAATCAAGCAACACAAGCCACTTCTTATTGGGAGGTGGCTTACTGATTAAGACCTGTGTGGGGTGAAAACATAACTAGTGAGTCGTCGGTAGGCAGCTCGACCTAAGCAAGAAGGCGCTCTCAAAATCTTTTAAAATGCAGCAACAGGCAAAGTATAGCGGCGCTTATATAAGAAGGCCCAACTAGGTTGCCTATCCCAACTTCCCTCGGGAGTATAGAGCCTGCTGCCGCTAGCCGAAAAATGTATAAATAAAGCAAGATTTTAGCAAACTTTACGGAGATCGGCGCGCCATTTGTGCATCATGACTTTATGAAAAAACGCTCTACGCTCAGTGCTCTTTTATTCACTTTTCTTTTATCCTGCTGGAGTTACGCTAGCCCCACTCCTAACAGAACGCCGCTAGTAGCGAAGCACTTGGTAGAGGTGCGAATCACAGGCCAAAACTTGGTTGGCTTAGGCGCAGAGTTGACCGTGCGCTCGGTGTTGAACTGGAAACAGGGTTACAATCCTGGGCACAGTTTCACCCAATCATTTACGGAAGCGAATGTCAGCCAAACCTACAAAGTCGGCAATTTTGATGCAACGGATTACGTAGAAGCAGCCATCACGCTCAAGAATGTGACGCGCGACAGCCGTATTCAGCCCGCGGTCAACTCTTTTTTGAAAATAGAGATTATAACGGATGGCAAAGTAGGCGAGACCACTCAACTCGATGCGAACGCCAAAGGCTGGAAAGTCGAATATGATCCGCATCTACGCGCCATTGTATCCGTTGATGCCCATCAATGGTAGTTCCTTATACAAGTTCAATCAGGAGCCCGGTTCTGCGACAGAGCCGGGCTTCTTTTCTTACGCACTTGAAACGCAGCTTTCCTGTTTCTTGCCAGCACTCTGTCTGCTCGCCGTCAATTCATTACCTGAATACTCACCCGGCGGTTTAGGGCCCGGCCGTCTTCCGTGGTATTGCTGGCGATGTTATAGCGTGACCCATACCCCTTGGCTTCTAGTTGGGTGCTATCCACCCCAAACTTCACGAGAGTCGCTTTCGCCGCCCGCGCTCGGGCGGTGCTTAAGCGATTATTCACGAGTACACTCCCGGTGCTATCCGTGTATCCCCCCAACTGCACTTTCGCGCTGGGAAAGGTCAGCAAGATGCTCGCGACATTCAATAACTGCCACATGGATTCGGCGGTCAGCACCGCCTTGTTCGACTCGAAGTAGATGCGGTCGAACGTAATCCACTCGTTGCGCGCGCCAGGCGCTATACCACTGGCAGGAGTAACGAGCACTTGGTAGAGCTTATTTTCCGTCGAGTTGGCGCCAATGATCTGGCGAACACCGCCTTTGAGTTTCAGTACGACCGGCACCCCGGCCCGATCATAAATGTAACTCCCATTGGCTTTGCTGTAGCTGCCGTTGGCTAGCAGCGCCGCTGGGTTATTGGCATCCCACGGCCCATCCGGAACTGCGGCCGTAGGAGCACTAGCGCTCGGCGGGTAAACCGGGGCTTGCTCCGTAGTAGGTTGATACCCGAGCAAATAGCCAATCAGGCAAGCGGCCACCACTAAGGCAACCCAGAGCCAGCGGCTTGCTATTGCAGTTGGGCGACCCCTGCTTGGAGCCCTGTCCGTCGGCGTTACTAGCGTCGGAAGTCCCCGTCCACTTACGGGCTGGGGTTGTTGACTGTGCAGCCACTGGCTCAGGGCTTTCGCACTCCAGTGATGCTCGGCCAGCTGCTCCCCCAGCACACCAAGGGTAACTGGCACGACGATGTTCACTAAATCGCTGAGGGATTCTGGCCGAATTCCAGTCGTAACAACAATCTCTTGCAGGCTTGCCTCGTAGCGATTGCCCAAAAGCCAGTTCACTAGCTTGGCGCCGCGATCCGAAATAGATTTGTTGGCATACAAAACCTTGTGGGGATTACTGAGCACCTCCGATTTGGCGGCGTCGTGCGCCATACTCCACACGACCTCTTGCCCGCTCACTCGCTCCGATAGCCCTAGCAGGCTCTGCACAACCAGAGGTACGACTCGGCTCAACGCGTTTTGGGCTTTGAACGCGGGCTCTTCAGCAATGCTCCCTATTTGCATAAGCTCATTGCGCAGCACAAAGCTCTGCACTTCTTCTAGTAGACTCTGGGTTAAAATCATATCCGAAAAACCTTATAGCCAACCAGTTAGTGCATGCTGATTGTCATTCATGAGCTTCGTCATACGCAATAACGGCGCAGCTTGGATACGCGAAACCACATAAATTATAATTATAATGCAATATTATTTTTTAGTGCCTCTCCCTTACTACTAGAACGAGAGCTGGTCCCAGAAAACCACCTCTCCTGCTGGTGCATAAATTGCCCCGTAGTGCTCTGTCTAGCACTACGTAATAGATCGATTGATAAAGTACCGGTGTTGAACGACAAAGTCTATCCAAGGCTGTAAGAGAGCATAGATTGAACACAAGCAAGCCGCTTCCTAGTGGGAGGTGGCTTGTTGCTTAGGGTAGTAGGTAGGCTATGTATCGAGCCCTTCTGAGCTAGCGGCGATACAGCGTTGAGAGTATACTCCTGCCCTGCGCTCAGCAGCGGTAACGTTGCTTATCTTTAGAGCACTCCACGCCCCTGCCCTCACGATGAACGAAGACTATTTAATCAGCGTCCGAAAGCAATTTGAGTACTACAAACTGCTCGGTGACAAGACTTTCGCCCAACTGCCTGACGAAGCGCTCTTTTGGCAGTACAATGCCGAAAGCAACAGCATCGCGCTCATCGTCCAGCATCTGTGGGGGAACATGCGCTCACGGTGGACCGACTTTCTTACGAGCGACGGCGAGAAAGCGTGGCGCGAGCGCGAGGCTGAGTTCGAGCCCCGGATGGAGTCCCGTGCGGAACTGCTGGCGCAATGGGAAGAAGGCTGGCAGTGCTTGTTCACCGCGCTGGACATGTTGACTCCCAGCACATGGGATACAACGGTCTACATCCGTAACCAAGGGCATTCTGTCACGGAAGCCATCAATCGCCAGTTGGCGCACTACCCTTATCATGTCGGGCAGATGGTGTTCCTGGGTAAAATGGCGCTTGATGGCCAGTGGACGTCCTTGTCTATTCCGCGCGGCGCTTCTTCGCACTATAACGCCGAGAAGTTCGCCCAGCCCAAACAGATGGTGCATTTTACCGACGAGTATCTACCGCCGAAACAGGAACAGCATTAAGGGCCACTAGGAAGATGCTACTTCGAGAGACCTTTTCTACTCATAGGGTAAGTTACGGCTGCACACTGCCACACTGCTGTAGTAACAGCACCAGCCCACTGAGCAGGATGACGCCCGCAGTGCGGTACCAGAAGGAGGCAGAGGAACGGGCAGAGGGTCGCATACAGGTCGCTAGGCAAGGAGCCTGCCACAACCGCCGGAACGGGCACTTACTCAATCCGTTTCGGAACGCGCTGCGTAGGTTGCGCGGCCCTAATCCAGGTGCCGTATGGACTAGCAAAGGCCCTTGCTGCGTAGCGGGGGCTTTTCTGTTCAGCCACGACAGTCGCCTGTGGCGCTTCTCTTCATCCAACACTACCCATGGCGTCGTTACAAGACTATCGGGTTCTTAATCACCTAAGTAACCGCGAACACGCAATGCTCTTGATTACAGCCTATAACATGCAAAAAGCCCAGCATTGACTGGGCTTTTTGCTTTCAAGAGCACATAAGAATACCGGATAACGAGTGCAAACCTACGCACTGGCGGAGCCCAGACCAAGGGCATATATTAAAATAATTTAATATATTTTCCCAGGTGGCCATTAGCGGCGGAACCAGATCCTGCTTACCCGGAGTCTCCCGGCTGTAGCGCAAAACACAGGTCGCACTCCGGCTCGCGGCGCCTGCTCTTTTTACAGCGGAGTGCAGTAATCACAGCCTAAAGGCGGTATATTGGGTAACAAGCTGATCATTAACTAGTAATGCTCACTGAATTATGCAAAGTACCTCGAAAAGTACTGCCTTTATACCTGTTCACCTGTCCTGATCCTAAAGGCGGCCCTATGCTAGAACTGTTATTCGACTCTCCCGCTTTTTCTTTATCACACGACGCTGACTATAACTGGTTGTTCGCGCAATGGATTGGCCTACAAAGCAAGGCGACTTCGCTGGCGGCTTGCGCCGTTATTCTGCGATGTGCCCGCCAAGCATCGTACCGTAAACTCTTATGTGATAGTAGTCAGGCCCTGGATGGCTGGAATGAAATTGGTGAATGGGTCAGTACCAACTACCTACCGCAGTTAGCGGACTCCGGCATCGGGGTCATCGCGTGGATCAATGCCGTAGATTGGCAGACTAACACCATGATCGCCGACTTTATTCAGCACTCGCAGAGGCCCTTCATTGCCACATTTGACGAAGGCGCGACGGCCTACGATTGGCTTCGCAGTACCCATTTTATGATTCGATAGCTCGCGTTGGTGTTGTTTGGGATGGCGGCCCCACCTAGGCCAACTCATGCACGAGTGCCTGCGCGTGTACAGCTTGAAAGCCCGCATCATTGGCCATGCCTAACGCTACCCGGATGAAGGCCTTAGCATGCATCACGTGCACCATACCATCTATGGCACTATGACGCTGGTAGTCGGTGCGCTACCGGTCAGCCGCTCTCCCTAGCGCGCGCTTCGGGTCTGTCAACTTATCCGGGGCAATAATCCAGCTGATCGCCACGAGGCCGACCGCACCAATGAGCAAGGGATAGAGGGAAGCATCCATGCGATAATACTAGTAAAAAATAGCATTGTTCCTCTGCCAACGGCGGTCTTTTATTTGCAGCGGCTTGTTAGCGGCGCGAATAAGCAAGTACCAACTTCCTGACAAGTGCAATTCGCCGCCTCTTGCTTCCCCCATTGGTTGCAGCAGCGCTGGTATGAACTGGCAACAGCCCTCGCTCCTTGGTGGGCGCTTCTCTGGTAGTCAGTAGCGCGGGCGCCTCACGCCTGTCTCAGGGGGAAGGCCACTGTCCTTTGTGTGTGCACGAGTGCAACGCTAGGATGCGGCTGGCTGTAGAGCGGCATACAGCAAGGGGGCGGCAACTTCCAGCAGCTGCAGGTTCAGGGGGATCTGCTGACACAGGTCCAGATCGTAGTGACACAAGGTACCGTAAAGCTGCCCGTCCGCGTCGTAGATAACCACTCCGCAGTAAGATACGACTAGGGTGTTGACCTGCTGAGCCCGCGAATCCGTTAGTGCATCCAGAATCTGCAAGGACTCGCGCTGGCTCCCCACCAGCGAACAAAACGCTTCTACCAAGGGAACATCCTTGCCTTGCCGCACGCGCGCGTCATAGCGGTCAAAGAGCATCAGGTTGCGCGAATGCTGTCCGTCAAAGCGAAACACACCGGTATAGCGATGCGTCGTACCGCGATTCAGGTAGCCCAGGGCGGCATGCACCCCGTGTTGCTGGAGCACTTGACGGAAAGTCGGCAGGTCGGGTAGCGCGGAACGGTTTGTGGAAGAGGATGCCATCGAGATGCTAGGCAGAGAATGGAGAGCGGTCAGCGGCAACACTGCCGAGTAGGCTTGCGTTCCGCAACGGTTACCGGCCCGTGCTGTTTGTAGTGCTCGTCTGCGACGACTGGCTGCACCTGCGCCCGAAGGCGAACTGCCCTGGGCTCCCTAGAGTTAACGGCCTGGTAGTAGGTTAGTCTAGTGCTTATTTACTGTTCTTTTCCGTACCACGGTCCACACGAACAACGAACTTCGGCTATGATCCTGCAGTAGCCACTCAACGCACCGCTTTTGGGGCCGGCGTATCAGCGTTGGAAGCTAGGCACCGGGTCTCCTTTGCCCGTACGCCTTCCCGCCGCAGCGCCTGGCAGGAACACCCCACCCCTCCCCCTAGCCGGGAACCTAGTGCTGCCCTGACAGCAGCCACCCCTGCGCTTGAGGCTGCCCTTCAGCTGCCTACGAAGATTACCCACGCTACTCGTCGGCTATGCGAGCAGACCTTTGGCCCTACCGATACTTGTTGTGGGGCGCTACGAGGCTTCGTCGTCGACGGTATCCAGGATGCGCAGCAGTACGGAGAGGATCTGGGCGCGACCGACGCGCTGTAGTTCGGCGGGATGCACGCGCAAGTACGTTTCCACTAACGTGTAGGCGTAGTCTAAACTGCCGAGCTGCCGCCAGGAAGCTTGGTCCAGTGGCACCTGCCACCAGTCGGCTTGTTTGTGGTAGGTGGGACTCAACCAGAGCTGGTCCTGCTCAACAAAGGCAAAGAGGGTATCTCCTAGGGCTGCGTGCATGCCCTAAGATAGTTACTAACGAAACAATAGGCTGTCTACTAGCGCGTTGCTGGCTAATTAAATTCTAGTGCGCGGACTCTGCCCGCAAGGAGAAATCCCCCACCAGTACGCCATCGATCAACAGGGCCGAGCCGTTCTGCAAGGCCTGTTGGCCTACTTCACTCGAGACAAACTGCCCATCTACGGTGGGAAAACCGGTCGGAGTGGTTAACAGGAGCGCGGCGAAGGAGAGGGCGACGGAGTTCATGGGGCGAGGGGCAAAAGAGGATGGTATAAAAATACTTCCCTCCCGGACGAGCTTCAAGGTGAAATAATGAAGCAATGTGACTTGCACTTTGTTAATATTTGTTTTTGTTGATATTAACAAAGTACACCGATCCTTGCATGTAGACCATCGACCGGCCACTAGTCGGGACCAACAGCCGCTTGTTTGTGACAAGTCCTGCGTGCGGGGAGCGCCCCTCGTAGTAATCGTTGCCTGGACCTAGGACAAGGGGACGACCGGAAGATGGCCCACCAATTGTTATCTTCAGCAAAAGCGCTAGAGACGATCAACGGCTCTTTATCCTGGGCACGGCGGCAAGGATTGTTGCGCTTCTATTGTAGAGTGGCTAACCCTGCTTGATACGGAAGCAAGGTGATGGACACCGTAATTTTTCTCCACGGCCGCGACGAAGGGCCCGAAAAACTCGCTACGGTCCACTCCGTCGGTTAGGGCGCTCAGTTGCTCGCCCAACCGGCGGAGTGGAACTGCGGCGCGATCACCCTTGGTTCGAGAATGTGCGGACCGGCGTGGCGAAGCCTGACTGTTGGCTGCTGTTCCAATTCGCTTCTATCATCTTGGAGCTGTGTTCCTTTACAGTAGTATACTCTACCGATGAGCGTGCGGGAGTGGTTATTGGCAGGCGGCGCACAGGTACAGCGATTACGCGTTGCTGGGCATTTCCTCCGGCCGGGAAAGCAAGCCGGCCAGCAGGCCAAACACACCCATCACGAGAAAGGTGTTGCGGGCGCGTTTGTTGCGGCTAAAGCCAAACAACCACGGCGCCGTCAGGCTCATAACCCCACCCACGGTATCAATAGTAAGGTGCGCTTTGTAAGGCAGTACCCGAATGGGTCCCCACTCGGCGCGGGTAAATAAGCTGGAGAGCAGGATGGTGCCACTCAGTACGTGGCAAAGCGTCGTAGCTGTTTTCTCCTGCGTGAACCCCACTAGGTCGGGCGCGGAGGCCACCAGGGGCACGTAGGAGTAATCGGTGAAGGCGTGTTGGCGACGGGAAATAGGCTTGTGCATAGCCGTAAGAAAAGGGAAGAAAATAGCGAATAGGGGCAGCGAATGATCTGGCCCTAGAAAGGATACCATGGCGCTGGCAACGAGCTGCTCCAGCCACTGAGCAAATCCCGGCGGCTAGGGACTCGATTCGGGGTACTTCGCTTGCGCTTAGTCCGGTAATTCTTGGATATCGCGGGGCTCGCGCCGGGGTTGCGCGTTCATGTGGTGCCGATACGCCGATGAGGCTTCGTAGGCTTTGAGGCGAGCCCGGTTGATCGAGCCGAGAGGTTGGTGGGCGGGCAGACAGTGGAAGGGATTAAACGAGAGCACGTCGTCGGCAAACACGCGCCGGGCAGGGCTATAGGCTTCTTGGGCCGGAATCACCAGCTTGCCAATGGGTTGGTAGGGGCTCTGCTCAGCCGGCCACGCCACCGACGCATCTTCCACCGGCATGGTTGTCAGATCCGTGCAGAGCTGGGCCCGCAGTTCGTACTCCGCCCCCTGGCTGCGGAAGAAGTCCACGACCAAGTCGCGCCAGGTGCTGTCGTCCGTTACCGCCACTTCTTTCCCGATCAGTTCTTGCAGGTTGGCCGAATGCGGTGCGGCGCTGAGTTTGGCTACGTAGTCGCCGTAGCGGAAAGCACCCATGGAGTGGTAGGTCTCCCCGAGCAGGTGGTAGTGCGGGTGACCCGGCCCCAGGGGGTTGATTTGTGGATCAACCCCCACGGCATTCAGGGCTTTGTTGGCCAGGCGCGACACGGTGGCCACCGCTTCCTGCACCGCTTCCGGCGTGTGGGCGAACTGCTCGAGCTTGAGCTGCATATCGTGGTAGCTCTTGATATCCCCGGTCGGAATAACTGGGTCGCTCACCAGCAAGAAATCCTGGGTGAGTTCGCCGGCCTGGTCGGGCAGAAACTTCGGGCCTTCCACCCCCAGGATCTTCACCGCCATGCCTTTAAAGGTGGATTGCTTGTCGGAGCCAATGGCCCCCGGCGCGGAGGAGAGGCGGATGATGACCGGGTAGGTGCGTACCTGCGCAAACAAGCCTTGGGCGAGGTGTTCGGGCAGGTGGGGGTAGAGGTGTAGCTCGCCGCGCAACACCCCGTGGCTTTTGGCATGCGCGTCCCGGATGGCGTGGCGGTGCTTCTCGAACATAAAGCGGTTCAGGCGGCCCATAGAGGCGACGGTTTCGTCGGTGAGCTGTTCTTCGTTGGGTTGCGGTTCTTCCACGCCGTCAGCGTAGCGAACGTAGGTAGTGGGGAGGGTAGCCATTGAAACAGGAAAAGGAAAACAGGTAAGCGACCATCCAAGTCAGCGAGGACAGCGAGGTATTGCAGCGCAGCGCT
This genomic interval from Hymenobacter sp. GOD-10R contains the following:
- a CDS encoding VOC family protein — its product is MKIRLLSILVAEQEQALTFYTQVLGFIKKTDVPLGEHRWLTVVSPQERDGVELVLEPMAFAPARTYQQALFAAGIPLAAFQVENLQQEYERLVQAGVQFSMPPTQMGAITLAVLDDTCGNHLQLMQL
- a CDS encoding GNAT family N-acetyltransferase; this translates as MPHRPVLRPTKASDLDVLFHFQLDPEATYLAAFTPKDRTDRDAYVARFTAYLQDPTIRMQTIWIEETIVGSIAKFEVEGEAEITYWIDRPFWGRGIATAALATFLPLEKARPLLGRVAFDNIGSQKVLERGGFTRIGVDKGFAQARQTEIEEFIYQLL
- a CDS encoding alpha/beta hydrolase, which encodes MATPYAPEPLHPRGQTVALPHLELYYEEYGTGKPLLLLHGFGGCTQNWLPFTAALAEHYRLLLVDLPGHGYSTNPQNQFSHRAAARDVLLLLDQLGVEHCSAMGMSSGAMTLLHLATSHPERLDALVLVSATTHFPEQARAIMRAASLRTLPPPVLAMYRECAKRGEAQLLQLLGQFNALADDDDDMNFTPPQLAVITARTLVVHGERDRFFPVDIARTLSRSIPNAQLWLVPGGEHVPIYERTVPFTATALRFLQESAGQ
- a CDS encoding OmpA family protein; translated protein: MILTQSLLEEVQSFVLRNELMQIGSIAEEPAFKAQNALSRVVPLVVQSLLGLSERVSGQEVVWSMAHDAAKSEVLSNPHKVLYANKSISDRGAKLVNWLLGNRYEASLQEIVVTTGIRPESLSDLVNIVVPVTLGVLGEQLAEHHWSAKALSQWLHSQQPQPVSGRGLPTLVTPTDRAPSRGRPTAIASRWLWVALVVAACLIGYLLGYQPTTEQAPVYPPSASAPTAAVPDGPWDANNPAALLANGSYSKANGSYIYDRAGVPVVLKLKGGVRQIIGANSTENKLYQVLVTPASGIAPGARNEWITFDRIYFESNKAVLTAESMWQLLNVASILLTFPSAKVQLGGYTDSTGSVLVNNRLSTARARAAKATLVKFGVDSTQLEAKGYGSRYNIASNTTEDGRALNRRVSIQVMN
- a CDS encoding DUF1572 family protein, with translation MNEDYLISVRKQFEYYKLLGDKTFAQLPDEALFWQYNAESNSIALIVQHLWGNMRSRWTDFLTSDGEKAWREREAEFEPRMESRAELLAQWEEGWQCLFTALDMLTPSTWDTTVYIRNQGHSVTEAINRQLAHYPYHVGQMVFLGKMALDGQWTSLSIPRGASSHYNAEKFAQPKQMVHFTDEYLPPKQEQH
- a CDS encoding SPW repeat domain-containing protein; protein product: MVSFLGPDHSLPLFAIFFPFLTAMHKPISRRQHAFTDYSYVPLVASAPDLVGFTQEKTATTLCHVLSGTILLSSLFTRAEWGPIRVLPYKAHLTIDTVGGVMSLTAPWLFGFSRNKRARNTFLVMGVFGLLAGLLSRPEEMPSNA
- a CDS encoding catalase family protein, whose product is MATLPTTYVRYADGVEEPQPNEEQLTDETVASMGRLNRFMFEKHRHAIRDAHAKSHGVLRGELHLYPHLPEHLAQGLFAQVRTYPVIIRLSSAPGAIGSDKQSTFKGMAVKILGVEGPKFLPDQAGELTQDFLLVSDPVIPTGDIKSYHDMQLKLEQFAHTPEAVQEAVATVSRLANKALNAVGVDPQINPLGPGHPHYHLLGETYHSMGAFRYGDYVAKLSAAPHSANLQELIGKEVAVTDDSTWRDLVVDFFRSQGAEYELRAQLCTDLTTMPVEDASVAWPAEQSPYQPIGKLVIPAQEAYSPARRVFADDVLSFNPFHCLPAHQPLGSINRARLKAYEASSAYRHHMNAQPRREPRDIQELPD